From one Triticum urartu cultivar G1812 chromosome 3, Tu2.1, whole genome shotgun sequence genomic stretch:
- the LOC125544763 gene encoding probable E3 ubiquitin-protein ligase RZFP34, whose translation MGAVQLESVAAQHAHAKLNVDSLPQGPSLFDGNDTARIDGSKSDEYERFEKGLMQYGCAHYRRRCRIRAPCCNEIFDCRHCHNESKNSIKIDTPRRHELPRHELQQVICSLCGTEQEVRQICINCGVCMGKYFCEVCKLFDDDVSKQQYHCHACGICRIGGRENFFHCSKCGCCYSKVLKNSHACVEGAMHHDCPICFEYLFESRNDVSVLPCGHTIHEKCLKEMKEHCQFACPLCSKSVCDMSKAWERLDAELATLSNSFDDKVVRILCNDCGAVSEVQFHLIAHKCHSCKSYNTRQI comes from the exons ATGGGTGCCGTGCAGCTCGAGTCTGTTGCTGCTCAACATGCACATGCTAAGCTAAATGTGGATTCACTTCCTCAAGGCCCTTCGTTGTTTGATGGAAATGACACAGCCAGGATTGATGGTTCTAAGTCTGATGAGTACGAAAGATTTGAGAAGGGATTAATGCAGTATGG ATGTGCGCATTACCGAAGGAGATGCCGCATACGAGCTCCATGCTGCAATGAGATTTTTGATTGCCGGCACTGCCACAATGAATCAAAG AATTCGATTAAAATTGATACTCCTAGGCGACATGAACTTCCACGCCATGAACTGCAGCag GTCATATGCTCATTGTGTGGCACTGAACAAGAG GTACGACAAATATGCATCAACTGTGGTGTATGCATGGGAAAGTATTTCTGTGAAGTGTGCAAGCTCTTTGATGATGAT GTCTCAAAACAGCAGTATCACTGCCATGCGTGTGGAATATGCAG AATTGGTGGCAGGGAGAATTTCTTCCACTGCTCAAAATGTG GATGTTGTTATTCCAAAGTGTTGAAGAACAGTCATGCATGTGTTGAAGGAGCCATGCATCATGACTGTCCAATCTGCTTCGAG TACTTGTTTGAGTCGAGAAATGATGTCTCTGTTTTGCCATGTGGTCATACAATTCATGAAAAATGCCTGAAAGAGATGAAGGAGCATTGCCA ATTTGCATGCCCGCTCTGCTCCAAGTCGGTATGTGACATGTCGAAGGCATGGGAAAGACTGGACGCGGAACTAGCGACTCTGTCAAACTCCTTCGACGATAAAGTG GTTCGCATATTGTGCAATGATTGTGGGGCAGTATCAGAGGTGCAGTTCCACTTAATTGCACATAAGTGCCATAGTTGCAAGTCGTACAACACCCGGCAGATTTGA